Proteins encoded in a region of the Populus nigra chromosome 3, ddPopNigr1.1, whole genome shotgun sequence genome:
- the LOC133688795 gene encoding mitochondrial import inner membrane translocase subunit TIM17-2-like yields MGTPETSREPCPDRIIDDIGGAFGMGAVGGSAFHFIKGVYNSPTGTRLIGGTQAVRMNAPRVGGSFAVWGGLFSAFDCSMVYLRQKEDPWNSIIAGAATGGFLSMRQGLGASGRSALFGGVLLALIEGAGIMLNKVMSAQQEMPIMIEDPVPSMAGGHGSPMGQPHAHAQEGASASGTNSGSWFGGWFGGGKKESEANISGSKTEILESFDAPPVPNFEYK; encoded by the coding sequence ATGGGAACACCTGAAACTTCTCGTGAGCCGTGTCCAGATCGTATTATCGATGATATCGGCGGCGCTTTCGGCATGGGAGCCGTCGGTGGTTCAGCTTTCCACTTCATCAAAGGCGTCTACAACTCTCCAACAGGCACGCGGCTTATCGGCGGAACTCAAGCAGTTCGCATGAACGCTCCGCGTGTTGGCGGTAGCTTTGCCGTCTGGGGCGGCCTCTTCTCTGCCTTCGACTGCTCAATGGTTTACCTCCGCCAGAAGGAAGATCCATGGAACTCGATCATCGCTGGCGCCGCCACCGGTGGCTTCCTCTCCATGCGGCAAGGGCTTGGCGCGTCGGGTCGGTCGGCTCTTTTTGGTGGCGTGTTACTGGCTTTGATTGAAGGAGCTGGAATTATGCTCAATAAGGTAATGAGTGCTCAACAGGAGATGCCTATTATGATTGAAGATCCTGTTCCTTCTATGGCTGGTGGGCATGGCTCTCCTATGGGCCAGCCCCACGCCCATGCCCAAGAGGGTGCATCTGCAAGTGGGACGAATTCGGGTTCGTGGTTCGGTGGGTGGTTCGGTGGAGGGAAGAAGGAATCAGAGGCTAATATAAGCGGAAGCAAGACTGAGATTTTAGAGAGCTTTGACGCACCACCAGTGCCAAATTTTGAGTACAAGTGA